Part of the Thermococcus sp. 18S1 genome, TTCATCGGAGGGAATCCCTTCGAGCTCAACGGCCGTTACGAGCATGGCACTCGCTATCTTCGAGACGTGGTGCTGGTAAACGGTGGGATACATCATGCTCCTCGCCAGGAGCAGGTTCTGGGCGGCCATTACTCCCTTCTCCCCAACGACGAGCATGCCGTCCCTCCACAGCAGGTTCCTCACGAGCCTGTCGAGGTCAACCAGGCCGTAGGCCACGCCGGTGTAGTAGGCGTCACGCACCAGGTAATCCATCCTGTCGGCGTCTATATCTCCGCTCACGAGGGGGTGCTTGAGGAGCTTGAGGAACTCCCCCACGGAATAACGCTCCCCGATCACGTCCCCGATTTCGCCGTGCCTTATGAACCACTTCGTGTTCTCCTCGTGCCGCGGGTAGAGGGCCTCGAGCGTGTGGCTGAAGGGATAGTGGCCGAGGTCGTGGAGCAGAGCCGCGTAAACGGCGCCTTCTTCGATTTCAGGGTTGTGCTCGGCTATCCTCTTCGCAAGATAGAACGTTCCCAGCGAGTGTTCGAAGCGCGTGTGCCTGGCCGAGGGGTATGCGAGGAAGGCCGGACCGAGCTGGGTTATTCTCCGGAGTCTCTGGAACTCGGGGGTATCGACGAGCCTCAGTGTGAAACCATCCAGTGATATGTCTCCATGAATCGTGTCCCGTATTACTTTCATTTTGACCACGGAGGCTATAAAATCGAAAGATTAATAAACGTGGCGGCGATACGCACCCTGCCGGCCGATACGGGCCGGCCTCTATCCCGGGCCGGGGGGTAGCCCTCAGGGGTTACCCCCCACTAAAACCTGTTCTGTCCCGTTATGGACCGATGTACTCCAAGAAGAAGCGCAAAAATTTTAAGGGGCGGTTATCAAAATTATCCTGCGGCAGGGGTTTGCCGACCCTCCTGCCCTGGAGAGGGGGCATCTTCGCCCCCTCTCCTCTTCGAACGTCCAACCTTGGGTTTAAAGAGCTTCTCGACCTCTTCTTGAACTTCCTCGGCTTTCCCGGCCAGAACAAGTTTCCCGTTGCCTATTACAACCACCCAGTCCACGATCGGCATCATTGGCTCCCAGATGTGGCTTATGACCACGAAGTTCGTCTTCCCCCGCATCTCGTCTATTATCTCTATCACCCTCTCCATGCTGTCAAAGTCTATGTTTGCCAGCGGCTCATCCAAGAATATCAGCTCAGGGCTTCCGATGAAGGCCTGGGCGAGCGAGAGGCGCTTGAGCATTCCGGAGGAGTAGCCGTTTATCCTCTTGTTGAGGAAGGGCTTTGCATCGAAAAGCTCCGCCACTCTCTCGACTTCCTCGTCGCCAAAGCCCTTGCTCTCGGCGAAAAGGCTCAGCCACTCCCTGCCGGTCGTGAACTGCGGAAAAGCCGGCGGGTCGTAGGCGACGCCGAAGCGGGCCTTCACGCGGGAGTTGTTCCAGGGGGTTTCCCCGAACACATTTATCTCCCCGGAGCTGGGGCGGTAGACGCCGGTGGCGAGCTTTAGGAATGTGCTTTTTCCTCCGCCGTTGGGGCCGAGGATTAGCGTGACTCCCTCCGGAATGCTCACGGTAACACCGTCAAGCGCTTTTATGCTTCCGAAGTGTTTTTTGAGGTTCTTGGCTTCGATTATCATCTACCCCACCTCCACACCACGAGCGCTAGGAGAACCGCGAAGACGGAGCCGCTGATGTACAGGGCGTTCTGAACTGGCCTCGTCGGGTAGTTCTTGACGAAGCGGAAGGAGCAGGTTAGCTTGTCCGTGCCGTTGTTGATTATCAGGTAGTCCCCCTCCCTGGGAAGGACGAACTGGTACCTGGCATGGCCGTAGACGGCGTGTCTATCCACCATCTCGCCGGTTATGACGTCGTAGACCTCAATGACCCCGTTGCCGTTGCAGGAAGCCTCGACGAGGGAGCTGGTGGGGGTGTGCGCCGTTACTGTGCTGAGGCTGGTGACGTTTCCCTGTCTCTCGACGGGCTGGAGAAACACTGGGCCTATTGAACCCACTTGATCCTCGTAGGTGCCGTAAACCCACAGGGAGCCGATGGTGAGCAGGAGCATCGCGGACAGCAGGGCACCCCAGAACCTCATACCACGTCCCTCCTCCTGATGAGAACCCACGAGAGTGCAAAGAGCGCCAGCGGAACCAGCAGGCCCCAGCCGAGGTACTGGGCCGTGAAGGGCGTGAAGTCGGTGCTACCGCTCCGGGATATGGCGCTGATGAAGAGCTGTGGGGGCAGGTTAGAGGCCCCTGTCACGCGGGGCGCGTATATGGCCGCGAAGCCGACCATGAAGGCAAGGAACGCATTTGGAGAGGCCAGTGAAGTCAGCGTGGCGACCGCTATCATGTAGAGCACCAGGAAGACCACCAGCACCAGCGCGTCGCCGATGAAACCTGACGTTATCTCCGGAAGATGGCCTGCTATGCTCGCGTAGGTGGTCACGCTGACGTAGGCGAAGGGCAGCAGTATCATGGCGAACCCGTAGATGAGGAGGGAGAGTAGCTTGACCCCGAAGATTTCGGTGTTGGAGTACGGAAGGGAGTAAATCGAGCGGGCGACTCCGCTGTCCCTGTCGTAGCGAAAAGATAAAGCGCCGAGAAGGAGTATCAGGAAGCTCAGCAGGGTCCAGACGTCGTCGAGTGAGAGGAGGGTTTGAACGCTCAACGCGACCCCCGCGGCCTTGGAAGGCCCGAAAAGTTCAATTTCAGTGCCCGAGACAAACCCCATGCTCGAATTGATGCCCATAATGGACTGCCTCATCGCCATTCCTGCCAGGAGGATTCCGAACAGCAGGAGGACGTTCTTCACGACGTCGTTCATTTCCCAGCGGAAGAGGGTATAGAGGCGTCCCATGAGGTCACCTCCGCCTTTTTAGGAATAACGCAAGCAGGGTCACCGCTACTATTCCAACAATGCCGTAGAAGACGTAGCCAGCGGAACTTTCCTGGCCCGAGTATTCCAAGGTTTCTACCTCTCCAAAATCCGCGTTAGTATCGTAGAAGCCGATTCCGTAGGTGTAAAGAACGCCCTCTTTCTTGTGGTTGCGGCTCATGTACATTCCCCATTGGTCCATGAAATACACCATCTTTATCCCACAGGCCGCCAGGTCGGGGGTTGTGGGGAAGAATCCGGTGACGAACATTCCGGAGGAGCCATCGAAGTACATCACGGCGTCCGTCCCGGAGAACGAAACCTCACCTACGGGGGTCTTTATCGCCCCGCCCCCGCCTGTTCTGACGTAGACGATGGGCTTTGAGAAGTTGGCGGTGCTGGTTACCACGCTCAGGTCCAAATCAGTAACGTTCACCACCTTGGAGACCGAATTACCGGAAAACCCGATCAGCTGAAAAGGCTCACCAACCGCTATCGGGTCGTTCCCCAAGTCGTCCCAGAGGAAGGTATGCCCGTAGTTCACTCCCTCCGTGTCGAACACTGCATTGTCGCTTTTCCTAATTCTGTAGGTGCATGAATAGTCAATCCGAGAAAGCGTGAATACCGTTTCGTTTTCAAGTTTCGTCTGATTTATGACCGCCGAGTCCCGCCATATCCTCACAATCTTCGGGCCGAACTCTTTCAGGGTGACGTTGAATGCCCGAAGGGTCATTCTGACCACAAGGTATTCCCTGGTCTCTGACGTTATGTTGAAGGTCAGGAAGGTGTCTCCGTAGGCGGAGATTACCGCGTAGGTGCCGTTAAGGTCGATTGTTATATCCGCAGTGGAGATGGTCATGTTCCTGGCCGCGTACTGGCGTGCAATCTCCTCGTTTCTCAGGGAAGCGTACTCCATGTACACACCTGGCTTGGCCCAGTACGGAGTTGCGGCAGTCAGGGGAAGCTCCAGCAGCACTAACACAACGAGGACGGCAGTTTTTAACGCCCGTCTCATTGCCTGTGCACCCCCATAAAGGCGTTCATCAAGGCGATTCCCAGGATGACTAACAGCACGTAGAACGCGTACTCCCAAGGGGTACGTTCCCGGTTGAATTGAACTTCCTCGACGGTTCCAAGGTCCGCGTTTGTATCGTAGAGCTGGAGGACGGGATACACGGAGTAGTCCGCCTTCACCTCGTTGAGGTAGCACCCCTTGAGGTCGCTGAAGAGCGCGTAGACTATGCCGGCGGTCCTGATGTCCGCGGGGGGTATCAGCATGTCGCCGGCGAGGGTTATCCCGCTGGCGGGGTCGTAAGTGAATCCACCGACGATTTCATCGCCGCCCGTTCCAAAGGGACACACCTTCCGGTCGCCGGCAAAAAAGCACACCTGAATTGGGCCGGGATTCCTCTGAACCAGCACGACCCTGCCGATTGGAGGGCCAAAGGTATCGTGGTACGTCACGAGCTTCTTGTCTATCCCGACGGTTCCGTTGAGGTAGAGGGACGGCGCGACGGGGGTGAGGTTCACGTAGGGGATATCGCCAATGTCTTCGGTGGGGTCGTACCAGAGGAACGTGTGCCCGTAAGTCCTCCCGTCCAGTCCGATGACCGCACCGTCCCGCTTTCTTATGTGGTAGCTCCCCGTGATTTCCAGCGATTTCATGGCAATCTTGTACTCCACGACCCCAGACCACCCTGCCCTCCTCGTGCTGAATGAAACCACCTCTGACTCGTCCCAGAATGCCGGCAGGTCGGTACCGTTCTCCAGAATGACATCAACGGTAACGTTGTGGGCCGTTAGCCGGAAGGCCACTTCCAGATGGGTTCCGTTGTCGCTATCTATCCGGAAGGCGAGAAACACGTCCCCTGTCGCGTGAATGTTGAACAGGGCCCCGCTGTGGTTGTAGAACAGTATCATTGTCATAGGGCGCTCCTTAACTCCCAGGGACTCCTTGTACTGCACGTACGGCTCATACGTAAGGGCGGCGTACTCAACGTAAACCCCGGGCTTGGCCCAATATGGAGCCGCGAGCGCTGAATGGAGGCCTCCGATGAGGACGAACACTGCCACTAACATTGAGGGAATGACGTTCCTCATTTTGATTTCCTCCCGCCTCTTGCCGCCACGATAGAGCCTAGGAAAATCAAAGACCCCCAGAACGCGTACTTCCACGGCGTTTTAGCCTTTGAGAACGGCACCTCTCCCACTCCCTGAAACTCAGCGTTGGTATCGTAGAGCGGTAGCAAACCGGCCCATGAAAGGTCCTTCTCCACCATCTGGTCGTAGGCAACACGTTCGTCCATGAAAGATGCAAAGGGGATTCCTATGGCGGCAAAGTCAGGGGATATCAGTATTGAGATAGTAGTGGGAGATAATACCACTCCCGTGGTGGGGTCATAGCACAAGTCCCCCGGAGTCTGGGTGGTGAACTCCACAAGACCCTCCATGACAAGTGGTGGTCCCAGGAGAGACAGCATGGCAGTGGGCGGCCCAAATTCTCCGTAGTATGTTTTCGTGGGTTTATCCCTCACGGACACCTTCTCGACTTTCATCGTCCAGTTCTGGGTGGGAAAAACCACGAAGGTCTCGTTCTCCTGCGGGACCAGACCGGGATCGGTATCAATCCAGAGGAAAGTGTGACCATAGTGGGTTCCGTTCGGGCTGAAAACGGCACCATCGCTCTCACGTATTCTGTAAACACCCTCAATCCTGAGGGAACGGAGGTACACCTTGTATTCACGGGTACCGGAATTGCTCGGGGTTGGTATGGTTTCAACTTTTATGACCTCGTTTTGTTCCCAAATCGGGCTTAGGTTCTCTCCAGTTGGGACGGTGACTTTAACCGTTACGTTGCTCATGTCAATACGGACGCCGACTGTTAGATAACCGTCAGTCTCCTCCAGAATAGTGAACTTGAGGTAAGTGTCGTTGTACGCGTAGATTTTGTAGGAAGCGTTGTGGAAAAGGTAAACAAGAAACGCAGTCCTTTGCTCGGTTGAGTACTCCTGGGAGAGCTGATACTGGATATATGGGTCGTACCTCATAGCCGCGTACTCAACGTAGACTCCAGGCTTGGCCCAGTAAGGCTTCGCACTTGAGAAGGGGAGGGACGTAATCATCAACAACGTGATTACAAGCACAATAAATTTGGCACCATTTAGTTTCATTGTAATACCCTCCGTGTTATGTGAGTCCTCCTGTTCCTATCCTGTAGGTTATCTCATAGTTGGTTCTGGGATTCTGGACGTCGTACTTGACTCCGACCTCCGCATAGGCCTAGCCGTACTTTATGGAGGTGTAGTCATGCACCTCTGTAACAGCCCAAGTCGTCGCTGCCGCGAATCCTGCCGCCACTACCAGCAGGCCGAACAACACGGCAACCAGCTTCTTCATGGTGCCGACCCTCCTGCCCGAGGGGCAGTCAATACGCCCAACCGGGCGATCGATAATACCTTTAACTAATATTTAACTTTTACTTCGAAGTTAAGGTGCAGATTTCAAAAAAAAATCGACCATGCTGAACATAGAAGAGGCATGGTGCAAATAAGGGAGCGAATTACTTCAAGTTAATAACCAGGTTATGCTAGAATTGCCGAAGTTATTTAACAAAATGTTTCACCCTTATGGAAAAATTTCGGCCTCCAAAAATGATGAATGGGTATCGAATTTCGAACCTTCAGCTCCACGTCTTCTTCTATAGGTCATCCCCGTAAACGTTCTCCCTCTTGCCGACTTTTAGGATTTTGACAACTCTATCTTCCTTCAGGTACTCGAAGATTACTCGATACTGTCCAACGCGTAGGCGGTAAACGTTCCCATATCCCTTGAGCTTTTGGACGTCTAGGTGGGCCAGAGGAAAGAAGACAAGCTTTGAGATCCTGTCCTTTATCATGTTTCTCTCGTTTTGAGGGATTCCTCGAAGTTCTTTCAGGGCTTTTTTGCTTATCAGAACCCTGTTCTCAAAGCTCATCTTTCACCACGTCCCATTCGAGGAACTCGTCAGTTCTGCGCTCCTCGATGGCTTCTCTCTCCCACTTTTCCGGTTCAGACTCCTCAATGAGCTGAAGGTTAACATCCACGAGCTCCTTCAGAAACCGTTCTATCTCCTCTATCCGGTGGATAATCTCGCTGAGAGTGGCCTCCATTCTCTCACCTCGGGTATTGTTAGGGATTCAAATAATTAAAATTTTCGAACCTTCAGCTCCACGTCTCCGCTATGACGTCGTGCTTGTGGATGCTCTCGTTGCTGATCACCCTCACGTGTATCTTCCCGTTGAAGCGCTCCTTCGCCCTGGCGAATATCTCACGCGCGACGTCCTCGACGAACTTGGGATTCGCGAACATCCCCTGAACCACGGCGTTCTCGTCTATCGTCTTCAGCAGGGTGTAGGTCGGATGGCTGAACGAACTCTCGACTACGTCGATCATATCCTCCAGCGCTATCTCCTCATCAAAAGCAGTCCTGACCTCAAGCTCGCCTATAGCTCTCTGTATGTGAGTCTTCCCGTCGTTGTTGGCCATCGCGTGCGGGCAGGCGGTGTTTCCGATGACCTTGACACGGAGAACCTTCTCAAAGCTTCCGTCGTAGTGCTTTATAACGCCCACTTCGACGTCGTAGGGCTCGTAGGTGGTCCTTCCGCTCGCAGGGGTTTCCCGCGGGATGATGAGGTGGGTTCTTATCCAGACCTCGGCGCGCTTGTGCGGGTGCTTGCCCTCCAGGCGGCCGATTATCGCCTTCCCGAGCTCCTCGAGCGAGGAATGGGCCTCCATGACCTCCTCCTCAACGGCCTCGCTCATGGCCTCGGTTATGCTCTCCACCAGCCGGCTCATGTGGATTCCCTTCTTCTCCTCCGGGACGTCGATGGTTATCTCGAAGAGCGGGAGGAACGTGTAAACCTTTCCCTTCCAGTTTATCTTCGCAACGCTCCGCAGGTTGGTAATCCCGACGCGGTGAAGGCGCTCCTTTATCTTTGGGGTCTCCTCCTGGGTCTCAAATATCGGCATCAGCATCACCCTCACTTTTCAGTTAGGTGGTTCTAACCGCGGCCCCTTTTAAAGCTACCCGCTACCTGAGGAACTCCATGAGTCTGTCGTAGCTCTCGCGGGCGGCAACGACGTCCCCATCACTCAATCTTTCGGCGTATCTGGCTTTCTCGAAGAGCCGGGTAAGAACGTCTAGGTCCTTGAGGTCGGGGAATATCTCCCTCAGCTTCTCCTCGTGCTCCCAGTGGGTCCAGCTCTTCCGGTAGGGATATCCCTTTTCCACGAGGCCCGCGACAACGTTCTTGTACATCCGAATGACCTTCTCGGCGGGCGTTCCCTCGATGGCGTCGTAGGTAAGTTCCGGCTCGAACCTGACCTCAGGCATGGGCCGTGATTTCCTCCGTCTCCTGGCGGTGAGCACGATGACGATGAAGATGATGAACGGAATCAGGTAGGCCCAGCCCGGGAACTGCCTCCACACCACCACAAAATCGCCCGATGTGACGTTGTACCAGACCCCCTCGAGGGTCCTGCCCACCTCTTTGCCCTCCACCAGCTTCTCGGGCCTCCTGTTGAAGAAGAGCAGATAAATCGCGACCATCAGCGCCAGGAACGTTATCATGTCTGCGAAGATGTTTCTCTTCCCTTTCCTCGCGCTGCGGGTGTTGAGACGGCCCTCGATGGCCAGCTTGACGACGTAACCGGCGGCACCGAAGAGGAAGAGTGAGGACAGGAAGAAGTACCACTCAAAGTTAAGGGCCGTAGTGCCGCCGTGGACGGTTGAGGACTGAATGAGGGCGAAGGTAACCACTATGGTCAGCATGACGAGTGCCGTGGTTTTTCGCGCCTCCATCGCTCCTCGTGCATGTAATCGACGTTGGTCTTAAAGGCTTTTGTGGATTTCACGGGGCCGAAAATCAAACATCGGCCCCTCATGTGCGGTCGGCCTTGGAGGTGCGCTCTATCATGTAGTAAACCGTCCTCAGGGGGATGCCCATGCGGGTGCTTATCTCCTTTGCCGGCACCCCCTTCATCAGGAGGCTCTGAACCTCCCGGATGGTGCGTTCGTTGTACTTCCGCGGCCTTCCGCGGGGGTAGCCCTCGGGGACGAGTTCTATGCCCATCTGGGCGAGCGCGGCGATGACCCTCTTGGAGACCTTGGGGTAGAGGCTTGGTGGACAGGAGATTTTGCGCACGTTGGGGGCCCGCTCGAGTATCCTGACGAGTATCTCCTTCGTCGGGCGGAGGTTGATGTAGACCTCGGTAACCTCCTCGTTCAGGGCCTCCTGGAGCTTTGCTATCAGCTCCGAGTTGTTGCGCGCTTTTATCTCCACCCTCATACCCTCACCCCTGGAGGAGGGCCAGGAACTGTTTGGCCTTGTCGCTCTTGGGCATGAACTTCTCGAACTTCTTCGTGTCGGCGAAGAGCCTCTTGTGCAGGCCGGAGATGACGAACTTCTTCACGGCCTCAACCAGCTCGTCGGCTTGAATGCCGAGAAGCTCCGCGACTTTGTCCTCGCTGTACTCGCTCATTCCGTAGAGGAGCACTCCCCCAAGGAGGTGGTTGGGAACGTTGGCTATGTCCTTCCTCCTCCCCACGAGGGCCTTTTCCATCTCACACTTCCTTATGAGGAGCATGCTGCCGTGGCCCGTTCTGAATCCCTTCTCGTCGGCGAAGGGAAGGTCAAATATCGAATAGTGGCAGTCGATGCAGAGCCTTATGTCAGGATAGAGGCCCAGGCTCTCCCTGTCGTTCTCGGAGGTCAGGAAGTAGTAGCGGAAGAGGTCGAGGCCGAGCTTCCTGGCGCCGTTTTCAGGATCAAGGATGGAGTATGCCAGGGCCAGGTTGTCCACCGTGTAGTGGTTGTTTATGAGCACTCCACGCGTCTTGACGAAGCTCAGAACGCGCCAGCGGAAGCGCCTCCCGTACCTCTGGCGGAGTTCGGCCTCTATGTCCGCATCCGTGGGCAGGTCGAGGCGGGCCTTCTTCAGCCGGTTGTTCTCCCAGTACTCAACCTCTATCCTGATCCCCCGGTTCCTGACGGTTCCTTTCTCGCGGAGCTTGCCCTTTATGAACTTGAACGACTCCCTGACGTCCACGCTCTCCCTGGCGAGCAGA contains:
- a CDS encoding DUF530 family protein, giving the protein MTTTEELVAQVNKILDDIGIDMDGLFETFDIPSISFRLKENLSLLQELEDDLSRRVGETTPSAGFSDKKNKDPHIQWIYKKKRNRVLALERLRAAITAHKMALALISANYTFFMGKKLMTLRELTRENVERIKAVPNPVQLGRVEVLPHLAYSGDVLRLLARESVDVRESFKFIKGKLREKGTVRNRGIRIEVEYWENNRLKKARLDLPTDADIEAELRQRYGRRFRWRVLSFVKTRGVLINNHYTVDNLALAYSILDPENGARKLGLDLFRYYFLTSENDRESLGLYPDIRLCIDCHYSIFDLPFADEKGFRTGHGSMLLIRKCEMEKALVGRRKDIANVPNHLLGGVLLYGMSEYSEDKVAELLGIQADELVEAVKKFVISGLHKRLFADTKKFEKFMPKSDKAKQFLALLQG
- a CDS encoding DUF4129 domain-containing protein, translating into MEARKTTALVMLTIVVTFALIQSSTVHGGTTALNFEWYFFLSSLFLFGAAGYVVKLAIEGRLNTRSARKGKRNIFADMITFLALMVAIYLLFFNRRPEKLVEGKEVGRTLEGVWYNVTSGDFVVVWRQFPGWAYLIPFIIFIVIVLTARRRRKSRPMPEVRFEPELTYDAIEGTPAEKVIRMYKNVVAGLVEKGYPYRKSWTHWEHEEKLREIFPDLKDLDVLTRLFEKARYAERLSDGDVVAARESYDRLMEFLR
- a CDS encoding type II toxin-antitoxin system RelE/ParE family toxin, coding for MSFENRVLISKKALKELRGIPQNERNMIKDRISKLVFFPLAHLDVQKLKGYGNVYRLRVGQYRVIFEYLKEDRVVKILKVGKRENVYGDDL
- a CDS encoding HD domain-containing protein, translated to MKVIRDTIHGDISLDGFTLRLVDTPEFQRLRRITQLGPAFLAYPSARHTRFEHSLGTFYLAKRIAEHNPEIEEGAVYAALLHDLGHYPFSHTLEALYPRHEENTKWFIRHGEIGDVIGERYSVGEFLKLLKHPLVSGDIDADRMDYLVRDAYYTGVAYGLVDLDRLVRNLLWRDGMLVVGEKGVMAAQNLLLARSMMYPTVYQHHVSKIASAMLVTAVELEGIPSDEIRTMDEVDLIARLRASERAEVRELVRAVDDRRLYKRVLYSASDPGVDSVAELRRELEAEFGHLAIVDYPPKPKFEEKNAFVETERGLKRLSEVSPLVRSLVELKDTHWRWGVYARADVRERVERFLETFFD
- a CDS encoding DUF1699 family protein is translated as MRVEIKARNNSELIAKLQEALNEEVTEVYINLRPTKEILVRILERAPNVRKISCPPSLYPKVSKRVIAALAQMGIELVPEGYPRGRPRKYNERTIREVQSLLMKGVPAKEISTRMGIPLRTVYYMIERTSKADRT
- a CDS encoding GTP cyclohydrolase IV, with amino-acid sequence MPIFETQEETPKIKERLHRVGITNLRSVAKINWKGKVYTFLPLFEITIDVPEEKKGIHMSRLVESITEAMSEAVEEEVMEAHSSLEELGKAIIGRLEGKHPHKRAEVWIRTHLIIPRETPASGRTTYEPYDVEVGVIKHYDGSFEKVLRVKVIGNTACPHAMANNDGKTHIQRAIGELEVRTAFDEEIALEDMIDVVESSFSHPTYTLLKTIDENAVVQGMFANPKFVEDVAREIFARAKERFNGKIHVRVISNESIHKHDVIAETWS
- a CDS encoding ABC transporter ATP-binding protein → MIIEAKNLKKHFGSIKALDGVTVSIPEGVTLILGPNGGGKSTFLKLATGVYRPSSGEINVFGETPWNNSRVKARFGVAYDPPAFPQFTTGREWLSLFAESKGFGDEEVERVAELFDAKPFLNKRINGYSSGMLKRLSLAQAFIGSPELIFLDEPLANIDFDSMERVIEIIDEMRGKTNFVVISHIWEPMMPIVDWVVVIGNGKLVLAGKAEEVQEEVEKLFKPKVGRSKRRGGEDAPSPGQEGRQTPAAG